The following proteins come from a genomic window of Nymphalis io chromosome 6, ilAglIoxx1.1, whole genome shotgun sequence:
- the LOC126769110 gene encoding calcium-activated potassium channel slowpoke isoform X8 — protein sequence MASSEEEATTTSSSEYDCLSVRKWWCFLLSSIFTFAAGLMVVLLWRACAFVCCRKEPELSPNDPKQKEQKAARQGKQEFEGTFMTEAKDWAGELISGQTTTGRILVVLVFILSIASLIIYFIDASSEEVERCQKWSDNITQQIDLAFNIFFMVYFFIRFIAASDKLWFMLEMYSFVDYFTIPPSFVSIYLDRTWIGLRFLRALRLMTVPDILQYLNILKTSSSIRLAQLVSIFISVWLTAAGIIHLLENSGDPLDFDNAQSLSYWTCVYFLIVTMSTVGYGDVFCHTVLGRTFLVFFLLVGLAMFASSIPEIIELVGSRSKYSGELKREHGKRHIVVCGHITYESVSHFLKDFLHEDREDVDVEVVFLHRKPPDLELEGLFKRHFTTVEFFQGTIMNPIDLQRVKVHEADACLVLANKYCQDPDAEDAANIMRVISIKNYSDDIRVIIQLMQYHNKAYLLNIPSWDWKQGDDVICLAELKLGFIAQSCLAPGFSTMMANLFAMRSFKTSPDTQAWQNDYLQGTGCEMYTETLSTSFTGMSFPQASELCFTKLKLLLLAIEIKGEEGTDSKISINPRNVKIHANTQGFFIAQSADEVKRAWFYCKACHEDIKDETLIKKCKCKNYDHHPPPTFTPPELPKKVHVRGEIARERGEDISLINRNHRSAAPTTLLSPMANQLMNTTTTRQVNKVKPNVNRAPPDTNTQDQDTNYQAYHLAYEVKKLMPTSRSSGGNQNSNGVSLPAGLADDQSKDFDFEKTEMKYDSTGMFHWSPARNLEDCILDRNQAAMTVLNGHVVVCLFADPDSPLIGLRNLVMPLRASNFHYHELKHVVIVGSVDYIRREWKMLQNLPKISVLNGSPLSRADLRAVNVNLCDMCCILSAKVPSNDDPTLADKEAILASLNIKAMTFDDTIGVLSAGAAANGAPPPPGAAPAPVLLQRRGSVYGANVPMITELVNDSNVQFLDQDDDDDPDTELYLTQPFACGTAFAVSVLDSLMSTTYFNQNALTLIRSLITGGATPELELILAEGAGLRGGYSTAESLANRDRCRVGQISLYDGPLAQFGEAGKYGDLFVAALRTYGMLCIGLYRFRDTSSSCDASSKRYVITNPPDDFCLLPTDQVFVLMQFDPGVEYRSSRRAAGKDDAS from the exons GTAGTGTTGGTGTTCATTCTGAGTATAGCATCGCTCATCATCTACTTCATCGACGCGTCCAG TGAGGAGGTGGAGCGATGCCAGAAATGGAGCGACAATATTACCCAGCAGATCGACCTTgcctttaacatattttttatggtcTACTTTTTTATACGA tTTATAGCAGCTAGTGACAAATTATGGTTCATGCTCGAGATGTATTCATTTGTAGATTATTTCACGATACCCCCATCCTTTGTATCAATATACTTGGATAGAACGTGGATTG GGCTAAGGTTTCTCCGAGCTCTACGCTTAATGACCGTGCCCGATATTTTGCAGTACCTCAATATATTAAAGACATCGAGCTCAATTCGTTTGGCGCAATTAGTTTCTATCTTTATATCGGTATGGCTCACAGCAGCCGGCATTATTCATTTA ttGGAAAACTCTGGCGATCCATTAGACTTCGACAATGCACAATCATTGTCTTACTGGACGTGTGTGTACTTTCTAATAGTCACAATGTCCACTGTAGGTTACGGTGATGTGTTCTGCCACACTGTACTTGGCAGAacatttttggttttttttctcCTCGTCGGCTTG GCAATGTTCGCTAGTAGCATTCCTGAAATTATAGAGCTGGTAGGAAGTAGGTCCAAGTACAGTGGCGAGCTGAAGCGTGAACATGGAAAAAG GCATATTGTCGTATGTGGACATATAACGTACGAATCCGTGAGCCATTTCTTAAAAGACTTCCTACATGAAGACCGAGAAGACGTGGATGTAGAGGTTGTTTTTTTACACAg GAAACCGCCCGACCTGGAGCTCGAAGGCCTGTTCAAGAGACACTTTACCACTGTGGAATTCTTTCAAGGCACCATTATGAACCCAATCGATCTACAGAGAGTAAAA gtGCACGAAGCTGACGCATGTTTAGTATTAGCCAACAAGTATTGCCAAGATCCCGATGCGGAGGATGCTGCGAACATCATGAGGGTCATTTCCATTAAAAACTATTCAGATGACATCAGGGTTATAATCCAACTGATGCAGTATCATAATAAG GCCTACCTTCTCAACATTCCGTCGTGGGATTGGAAGCAAGGCGATGACGTCATCTGTTTGGCGGAATTAAAGTTAGGTTTCATCGCACAGAGCTGTCTAGCGCCCGGTTTCTCCACCATGATGGCAAACCTGTTCGCTATGAGAAGTTTTAAAACG TCCCCCGACACGCAAGCTTGGCAGAACGATTACCTGCAGGGTACGGGGTGCGAGATGTACACGGAAACTCTGTCGACATCCTTCACTGGAATGAGCTTTCCACAAGCGAGCGA ATTATGCTTCACAAAGTTGAAACTTCTGTTGCTGGCGATCGAAATCAAAGGGGAAGAAGGTACAGACAGCAAGATCTCGATAAATCCAAGAAATGTGAAGATACATGCTAATACTCAAGGCTTTTTTATCGCCCAATCCGCGGACGAAGTTAAAAG AGCTTGGTTCTATTGCAAAGCGTGTCACGAAGACATCAAAGACGAAACTCTCATCAAGaagtgcaaatgcaaaaatt ATGACCACCATCCTCCCCCCACCTTCACGCCGCCAGAGTTGCCCAAGAAGGTCCATGTTCGAG GTGAAATCGCTAGGGAGAGGGGAGAAGATATTAGtc tgatAAATCGTAATCATCGGAGTGCGGCTCCAACGACCCTGCTGTCTCCGATGGCGAACCAGCTGATGAACACTACGACCACGAGGCAAGTCAACAAGGTCAAACCCAATGTCAACCGAGCACCGCCGGACAC GAATACGCAAGACCAAGATACCAATTACCAAGCCTATCATCTAGCCTACGAAGTGAAAAAActcat GCCAACGAGCAGAAGTAGTGGTGGCAATCAAAATAGCAATGGTGTTAGTCTGCCTGCCGGCCTAGCAGACGACCAGAGCAAAGATTTCGACTTCGAAAAGACTGAAATGAAATATGACTCCACAGGAATGTTCCATTGGAGTCCAGCGAGAAATTTAGAAGATtgtatatta GACAGGAATCAAGCGGCGATGACAGTGTTAAATGGTCACGTGGTAGTGTGCTTGTTCGCGGACCCGGACTCGCCTCTAATAGGACTCAGAAACCTCGTGATGCCGCTGCGCGCATCGAACTTCCACTACCACGAGCTGAAGCACGTCGTAATCGTGGGCAGCGTCGATTACATCAGAAGAGAGTGGAAGATGTTGCAGAATCTACCCAAGATTTCTGTTTTGAAT GGTTCACCGCTAAGCCGGGCCGACTTGCGCGCAGTGAATGTGAACCTGTGCGATATGTGCTGCATACTGTCAGCGAAGGTGCCATCGAACGATGACCCGACGCTGGCCGACAAGGAAGCTATCTTGGCTTCGCTGAACATCAAGGCGATGACGTTCGACGACACGATCGGCGTGCTGAGCGCGGGTGCGGCGGCCAACGGCGCGCCGCCCCCGCCcggcgccgcgcccgcgcccgtgCTGCTGCAGCGCCGCGGCTCGGTTTACGGCGCCAACGTGCCCATGATCACGG AACTGGTGAACGACAGCAACGTACAGTTCCTCGACCAAGACGATGATGACGACCCAGACACGGAGCTGTACCTGACGCAACCATTTGCCTGCGGCACTGCATTCGCTGTCAGCGTGCTGGACTCTCTAATGTCCACT ACGTATTTTAATCAGAACGCCTTAACACTTATTCGATCACTGATTACTGGTGGTGCCACTCCTGAATTGGAATTGATCCTCGCAGAGGGAGCTGGTCTCCGCGGAGGGTACTCCACGGCCGAGAGCTTGGCGAACAG AGATCGGTGTCGAGTCGGTCAGATATCGTTGTACGACGGTCCGCTGGCGCAGTTCGGCGAGGCCGGCAAGTACGGCGACCTGTTCGTGGCAGCGCTGCGGACGTACGGCATGCTGTGTATCGGACTTTATCGCTTTAGGGACACGTCGTCCTCGTGCGACGCGAGCAGCAAGCGATATGTCATCACTAACCCACCTGATGACTTTTGCTTGCTGCCGACGGATCAG GTGTTCGTGCTGATGCAGTTCGACCCGGGCGTAGAGTACCGGTCGAGCCGGCGCGCGGCGGGCAAGGACGACGCGTCCTGA
- the LOC126769110 gene encoding calcium-activated potassium channel slowpoke isoform X9, whose amino-acid sequence MASSEEEATTTSSSEYDCLSVRKWWCFLLSSIFTFAAGLMVVLLWRACAFVCCRKEPELSPNDPKQKEQKAARQGKQEFEGTFMTEAKDWAGELISGQTTTGRILVVLVFILSIASLIIYFIDASSEEVERCQKWSDNITQQIDLAFNIFFMVYFFIRFIAASDKLWFMLEMYSFVDYFTIPPSFVSIYLDRTWIGLRFLRALRLMTVPDILQYLNILKTSSSIRLAQLVSIFISVWLTAAGIIHLLENSGDPLDFDNAQSLSYWTCVYFLIVTMSTVGYGDVFCHTVLGRTFLVFFLLVGLAMFASSIPEIIELVGSRSKYSGELKREHGKRHIVVCGHITYESVSHFLKDFLHEDREDVDVEVVFLHRKPPDLELEGLFKRHFTTVEFFQGTIMNPIDLQRVKVHEADACLVLANKYCQDPDAEDAANIMRVISIKNYSDDIRVIIQLMQYHNKAYLLNIPSWDWKQGDDVICLAELKLGFIAQSCLAPGFSTMMANLFAMRSFKTSPDTQAWQNDYLQGTGCEMYTETLSTSFTGMSFPQASELCFTKLKLLLLAIEIKGEEGTDSKISINPRNVKIHANTQGFFIAQSADEVKRAWFYCKACHEDIKDETLIKKCKCKNLTAHQRKVGADIGEIARERGEDISLINRNHRSAAPTTLLSPMANQLMNTTTTRQVNKVKPNVNRAPPDTNTQDQDTNYQAYHLAYEVKKLMPTSRSSGGNQNSNGVSLPAGLADDQSKDFDFEKTEMKYDSTGMFHWSPARNLEDCILDRNQAAMTVLNGHVVVCLFADPDSPLIGLRNLVMPLRASNFHYHELKHVVIVGSVDYIRREWKMLQNLPKISVLNGSPLSRADLRAVNVNLCDMCCILSAKVPSNDDPTLADKEAILASLNIKAMTFDDTIGVLSAGAAANGAPPPPGAAPAPVLLQRRGSVYGANVPMITELVNDSNVQFLDQDDDDDPDTELYLTQPFACGTAFAVSVLDSLMSTTYFNQNALTLIRSLITGGATPELELILAEGAGLRGGYSTAESLANRDRCRVGQISLYDGPLAQFGEAGKYGDLFVAALRTYGMLCIGLYRFRDTSSSCDASSKRYVITNPPDDFCLLPTDQVFVLMQFDPGVEYRSSRRAAGKDDAS is encoded by the exons GTAGTGTTGGTGTTCATTCTGAGTATAGCATCGCTCATCATCTACTTCATCGACGCGTCCAG TGAGGAGGTGGAGCGATGCCAGAAATGGAGCGACAATATTACCCAGCAGATCGACCTTgcctttaacatattttttatggtcTACTTTTTTATACGA tTTATAGCAGCTAGTGACAAATTATGGTTCATGCTCGAGATGTATTCATTTGTAGATTATTTCACGATACCCCCATCCTTTGTATCAATATACTTGGATAGAACGTGGATTG GGCTAAGGTTTCTCCGAGCTCTACGCTTAATGACCGTGCCCGATATTTTGCAGTACCTCAATATATTAAAGACATCGAGCTCAATTCGTTTGGCGCAATTAGTTTCTATCTTTATATCGGTATGGCTCACAGCAGCCGGCATTATTCATTTA ttGGAAAACTCTGGCGATCCATTAGACTTCGACAATGCACAATCATTGTCTTACTGGACGTGTGTGTACTTTCTAATAGTCACAATGTCCACTGTAGGTTACGGTGATGTGTTCTGCCACACTGTACTTGGCAGAacatttttggttttttttctcCTCGTCGGCTTG GCAATGTTCGCTAGTAGCATTCCTGAAATTATAGAGCTGGTAGGAAGTAGGTCCAAGTACAGTGGCGAGCTGAAGCGTGAACATGGAAAAAG GCATATTGTCGTATGTGGACATATAACGTACGAATCCGTGAGCCATTTCTTAAAAGACTTCCTACATGAAGACCGAGAAGACGTGGATGTAGAGGTTGTTTTTTTACACAg GAAACCGCCCGACCTGGAGCTCGAAGGCCTGTTCAAGAGACACTTTACCACTGTGGAATTCTTTCAAGGCACCATTATGAACCCAATCGATCTACAGAGAGTAAAA gtGCACGAAGCTGACGCATGTTTAGTATTAGCCAACAAGTATTGCCAAGATCCCGATGCGGAGGATGCTGCGAACATCATGAGGGTCATTTCCATTAAAAACTATTCAGATGACATCAGGGTTATAATCCAACTGATGCAGTATCATAATAAG GCCTACCTTCTCAACATTCCGTCGTGGGATTGGAAGCAAGGCGATGACGTCATCTGTTTGGCGGAATTAAAGTTAGGTTTCATCGCACAGAGCTGTCTAGCGCCCGGTTTCTCCACCATGATGGCAAACCTGTTCGCTATGAGAAGTTTTAAAACG TCCCCCGACACGCAAGCTTGGCAGAACGATTACCTGCAGGGTACGGGGTGCGAGATGTACACGGAAACTCTGTCGACATCCTTCACTGGAATGAGCTTTCCACAAGCGAGCGA ATTATGCTTCACAAAGTTGAAACTTCTGTTGCTGGCGATCGAAATCAAAGGGGAAGAAGGTACAGACAGCAAGATCTCGATAAATCCAAGAAATGTGAAGATACATGCTAATACTCAAGGCTTTTTTATCGCCCAATCCGCGGACGAAGTTAAAAG AGCTTGGTTCTATTGCAAAGCGTGTCACGAAGACATCAAAGACGAAACTCTCATCAAGaagtgcaaatgcaaaaatt TGACCGCGCACCAGCGGAAGGTTGGAGCCGACATAG GTGAAATCGCTAGGGAGAGGGGAGAAGATATTAGtc tgatAAATCGTAATCATCGGAGTGCGGCTCCAACGACCCTGCTGTCTCCGATGGCGAACCAGCTGATGAACACTACGACCACGAGGCAAGTCAACAAGGTCAAACCCAATGTCAACCGAGCACCGCCGGACAC GAATACGCAAGACCAAGATACCAATTACCAAGCCTATCATCTAGCCTACGAAGTGAAAAAActcat GCCAACGAGCAGAAGTAGTGGTGGCAATCAAAATAGCAATGGTGTTAGTCTGCCTGCCGGCCTAGCAGACGACCAGAGCAAAGATTTCGACTTCGAAAAGACTGAAATGAAATATGACTCCACAGGAATGTTCCATTGGAGTCCAGCGAGAAATTTAGAAGATtgtatatta GACAGGAATCAAGCGGCGATGACAGTGTTAAATGGTCACGTGGTAGTGTGCTTGTTCGCGGACCCGGACTCGCCTCTAATAGGACTCAGAAACCTCGTGATGCCGCTGCGCGCATCGAACTTCCACTACCACGAGCTGAAGCACGTCGTAATCGTGGGCAGCGTCGATTACATCAGAAGAGAGTGGAAGATGTTGCAGAATCTACCCAAGATTTCTGTTTTGAAT GGTTCACCGCTAAGCCGGGCCGACTTGCGCGCAGTGAATGTGAACCTGTGCGATATGTGCTGCATACTGTCAGCGAAGGTGCCATCGAACGATGACCCGACGCTGGCCGACAAGGAAGCTATCTTGGCTTCGCTGAACATCAAGGCGATGACGTTCGACGACACGATCGGCGTGCTGAGCGCGGGTGCGGCGGCCAACGGCGCGCCGCCCCCGCCcggcgccgcgcccgcgcccgtgCTGCTGCAGCGCCGCGGCTCGGTTTACGGCGCCAACGTGCCCATGATCACGG AACTGGTGAACGACAGCAACGTACAGTTCCTCGACCAAGACGATGATGACGACCCAGACACGGAGCTGTACCTGACGCAACCATTTGCCTGCGGCACTGCATTCGCTGTCAGCGTGCTGGACTCTCTAATGTCCACT ACGTATTTTAATCAGAACGCCTTAACACTTATTCGATCACTGATTACTGGTGGTGCCACTCCTGAATTGGAATTGATCCTCGCAGAGGGAGCTGGTCTCCGCGGAGGGTACTCCACGGCCGAGAGCTTGGCGAACAG AGATCGGTGTCGAGTCGGTCAGATATCGTTGTACGACGGTCCGCTGGCGCAGTTCGGCGAGGCCGGCAAGTACGGCGACCTGTTCGTGGCAGCGCTGCGGACGTACGGCATGCTGTGTATCGGACTTTATCGCTTTAGGGACACGTCGTCCTCGTGCGACGCGAGCAGCAAGCGATATGTCATCACTAACCCACCTGATGACTTTTGCTTGCTGCCGACGGATCAG GTGTTCGTGCTGATGCAGTTCGACCCGGGCGTAGAGTACCGGTCGAGCCGGCGCGCGGCGGGCAAGGACGACGCGTCCTGA
- the LOC126769110 gene encoding calcium-activated potassium channel slowpoke isoform X10, with translation MASSEEEATTTSSSEYDCLSVRKWWCFLLSSIFTFAAGLMVVLLWRACAFVCCRKEPELSPNDPKQKEQKAARQGKQEFEGTFMTEAKDWAGELISGQTTTGRILVVLVFILSIASLIIYFIDASSEEVERCQKWSDNITQQIDLAFNIFFMVYFFIRFIAASDKLWFMLEMYSFVDYFTIPPSFVSIYLDRTWIGLRFLRALRLMTVPDILQYLNILKTSSSIRLAQLVSIFISVWLTAAGIIHLLENSGDPLDFDNAQSLSYWTCVYFLIVTMSTVGYGDVFCHTVLGRTFLVFFLLVGLAMFASSIPEIIELVGSRSKYSGELKREHGKRHIVVCGHITYESVSHFLKDFLHEDREDVDVEVVFLHRKPPDLELEGLFKRHFTTVEFFQGTIMNPIDLQRVKVHEADACLVLANKYCQDPDAEDAANIMRVISIKNYSDDIRVIIQLMQYHNKAYLLNIPSWDWKQGDDVICLAELKLGFIAQSCLAPGFSTMMANLFAMRSFKTSPDTQAWQNDYLQGTGCEMYTETLSTSFTGMSFPQASELCFTKLKLLLLAIEIKGEEGTDSKISINPRNVKIHANTQGFFIAQSADEVKRAWFYCKACHEDIKDETLIKKCKCKNCEIARERGEDISLINRNHRSAAPTTLLSPMANQLMNTTTTRQVNKVKPNVNRAPPDTNTQDQDTNYQAYHLAYEVKKLMPTSRSSGGNQNSNGVSLPAGLADDQSKDFDFEKTEMKYDSTGMFHWSPARNLEDCILDRNQAAMTVLNGHVVVCLFADPDSPLIGLRNLVMPLRASNFHYHELKHVVIVGSVDYIRREWKMLQNLPKISVLNGSPLSRADLRAVNVNLCDMCCILSAKVPSNDDPTLADKEAILASLNIKAMTFDDTIGVLSAGAAANGAPPPPGAAPAPVLLQRRGSVYGANVPMITELVNDSNVQFLDQDDDDDPDTELYLTQPFACGTAFAVSVLDSLMSTTYFNQNALTLIRSLITGGATPELELILAEGAGLRGGYSTAESLANRDRCRVGQISLYDGPLAQFGEAGKYGDLFVAALRTYGMLCIGLYRFRDTSSSCDASSKRYVITNPPDDFCLLPTDQVFVLMQFDPGVEYRSSRRAAGKDDAS, from the exons GTAGTGTTGGTGTTCATTCTGAGTATAGCATCGCTCATCATCTACTTCATCGACGCGTCCAG TGAGGAGGTGGAGCGATGCCAGAAATGGAGCGACAATATTACCCAGCAGATCGACCTTgcctttaacatattttttatggtcTACTTTTTTATACGA tTTATAGCAGCTAGTGACAAATTATGGTTCATGCTCGAGATGTATTCATTTGTAGATTATTTCACGATACCCCCATCCTTTGTATCAATATACTTGGATAGAACGTGGATTG GGCTAAGGTTTCTCCGAGCTCTACGCTTAATGACCGTGCCCGATATTTTGCAGTACCTCAATATATTAAAGACATCGAGCTCAATTCGTTTGGCGCAATTAGTTTCTATCTTTATATCGGTATGGCTCACAGCAGCCGGCATTATTCATTTA ttGGAAAACTCTGGCGATCCATTAGACTTCGACAATGCACAATCATTGTCTTACTGGACGTGTGTGTACTTTCTAATAGTCACAATGTCCACTGTAGGTTACGGTGATGTGTTCTGCCACACTGTACTTGGCAGAacatttttggttttttttctcCTCGTCGGCTTG GCAATGTTCGCTAGTAGCATTCCTGAAATTATAGAGCTGGTAGGAAGTAGGTCCAAGTACAGTGGCGAGCTGAAGCGTGAACATGGAAAAAG GCATATTGTCGTATGTGGACATATAACGTACGAATCCGTGAGCCATTTCTTAAAAGACTTCCTACATGAAGACCGAGAAGACGTGGATGTAGAGGTTGTTTTTTTACACAg GAAACCGCCCGACCTGGAGCTCGAAGGCCTGTTCAAGAGACACTTTACCACTGTGGAATTCTTTCAAGGCACCATTATGAACCCAATCGATCTACAGAGAGTAAAA gtGCACGAAGCTGACGCATGTTTAGTATTAGCCAACAAGTATTGCCAAGATCCCGATGCGGAGGATGCTGCGAACATCATGAGGGTCATTTCCATTAAAAACTATTCAGATGACATCAGGGTTATAATCCAACTGATGCAGTATCATAATAAG GCCTACCTTCTCAACATTCCGTCGTGGGATTGGAAGCAAGGCGATGACGTCATCTGTTTGGCGGAATTAAAGTTAGGTTTCATCGCACAGAGCTGTCTAGCGCCCGGTTTCTCCACCATGATGGCAAACCTGTTCGCTATGAGAAGTTTTAAAACG TCCCCCGACACGCAAGCTTGGCAGAACGATTACCTGCAGGGTACGGGGTGCGAGATGTACACGGAAACTCTGTCGACATCCTTCACTGGAATGAGCTTTCCACAAGCGAGCGA ATTATGCTTCACAAAGTTGAAACTTCTGTTGCTGGCGATCGAAATCAAAGGGGAAGAAGGTACAGACAGCAAGATCTCGATAAATCCAAGAAATGTGAAGATACATGCTAATACTCAAGGCTTTTTTATCGCCCAATCCGCGGACGAAGTTAAAAG AGCTTGGTTCTATTGCAAAGCGTGTCACGAAGACATCAAAGACGAAACTCTCATCAAGaagtgcaaatgcaaaaatt GTGAAATCGCTAGGGAGAGGGGAGAAGATATTAGtc tgatAAATCGTAATCATCGGAGTGCGGCTCCAACGACCCTGCTGTCTCCGATGGCGAACCAGCTGATGAACACTACGACCACGAGGCAAGTCAACAAGGTCAAACCCAATGTCAACCGAGCACCGCCGGACAC GAATACGCAAGACCAAGATACCAATTACCAAGCCTATCATCTAGCCTACGAAGTGAAAAAActcat GCCAACGAGCAGAAGTAGTGGTGGCAATCAAAATAGCAATGGTGTTAGTCTGCCTGCCGGCCTAGCAGACGACCAGAGCAAAGATTTCGACTTCGAAAAGACTGAAATGAAATATGACTCCACAGGAATGTTCCATTGGAGTCCAGCGAGAAATTTAGAAGATtgtatatta GACAGGAATCAAGCGGCGATGACAGTGTTAAATGGTCACGTGGTAGTGTGCTTGTTCGCGGACCCGGACTCGCCTCTAATAGGACTCAGAAACCTCGTGATGCCGCTGCGCGCATCGAACTTCCACTACCACGAGCTGAAGCACGTCGTAATCGTGGGCAGCGTCGATTACATCAGAAGAGAGTGGAAGATGTTGCAGAATCTACCCAAGATTTCTGTTTTGAAT GGTTCACCGCTAAGCCGGGCCGACTTGCGCGCAGTGAATGTGAACCTGTGCGATATGTGCTGCATACTGTCAGCGAAGGTGCCATCGAACGATGACCCGACGCTGGCCGACAAGGAAGCTATCTTGGCTTCGCTGAACATCAAGGCGATGACGTTCGACGACACGATCGGCGTGCTGAGCGCGGGTGCGGCGGCCAACGGCGCGCCGCCCCCGCCcggcgccgcgcccgcgcccgtgCTGCTGCAGCGCCGCGGCTCGGTTTACGGCGCCAACGTGCCCATGATCACGG AACTGGTGAACGACAGCAACGTACAGTTCCTCGACCAAGACGATGATGACGACCCAGACACGGAGCTGTACCTGACGCAACCATTTGCCTGCGGCACTGCATTCGCTGTCAGCGTGCTGGACTCTCTAATGTCCACT ACGTATTTTAATCAGAACGCCTTAACACTTATTCGATCACTGATTACTGGTGGTGCCACTCCTGAATTGGAATTGATCCTCGCAGAGGGAGCTGGTCTCCGCGGAGGGTACTCCACGGCCGAGAGCTTGGCGAACAG AGATCGGTGTCGAGTCGGTCAGATATCGTTGTACGACGGTCCGCTGGCGCAGTTCGGCGAGGCCGGCAAGTACGGCGACCTGTTCGTGGCAGCGCTGCGGACGTACGGCATGCTGTGTATCGGACTTTATCGCTTTAGGGACACGTCGTCCTCGTGCGACGCGAGCAGCAAGCGATATGTCATCACTAACCCACCTGATGACTTTTGCTTGCTGCCGACGGATCAG GTGTTCGTGCTGATGCAGTTCGACCCGGGCGTAGAGTACCGGTCGAGCCGGCGCGCGGCGGGCAAGGACGACGCGTCCTGA